GAGAGCTGAATTCTGAAAATATCGACAAGATGTTTGATATTATAAAAAGTGATTTTTCAGAAAATCAGATTATTATTGCATCAATTCATAGTAAGGTTTTAGATGATGATAAAAAAGTTATTCAAATTAATGAATATTTAATGGAAAATGCGAGTTCTTTATTAACCGTAGATAAAGAGAATTGACATTCAAATTACTATAGGAAATTTTGAATTGGGAGGTTGAAAAGTTGAAAGAAGTATTATATTACCCTAATTTTTACATAGAAAATGAAAGATGGTTAAAATTCGCACTTTTATATTTAGGTAATGTTGTGACTATTGTTCCTAGTAATGCTTCTGAGATACCTCTGTCTAAAAATCAAGAGATCGTTTTAAAAGAGACTGATATTTTTTCAACCCATTCTCCAAGCTCAGATGAAATAAAAGAAGCTACTGCAGATATTGGAGATTTAATATCTAGGGTAAAAACAAATCCATTTTTAAATAATGACAGCAATAACTGGCGCAATCTAGATTCGGAGTTCATGGAGATTTATTTTGGGAAAATGGTTCATAACTTTCAAGATGTTTTACTAGAAAATAAATGGGCTAAAAGAACCAGTAATGGATTAATAATAAACAGCGATTTAGCAAACGCTTATATGACTTTATTGGCTAATAGTATTTCAAGTAATCGAAGTATTTCAACTATATCTGATAAAAACGCGAAGATAGAATATGATAGAGTAAATCGTATGATTTATAGTAAACCGAATGTGAAATTTAGGTCGAATTTAGAAAATGTAAAAACATTGAAAAGTAATATTGAAATCTCTTTGCCTAAAAATATTGATAATATACCTATCGAAAGAATAATTGAATTTCGAAATAGCCCGCAAAACAAAAGAAGTTTAAATGAATTTCATAAGGCATTGGAATTAATCAATAGTATAAATGCTAAGACACCCGAAAATTATATTGTCGACGCAAAAGAAAGGTTAATAGATGCCAAGGGGAAATACATGAGTAATTTAGGAGTTTGTTTCTCTATAATAGCAATGCCTGCAATAAGTATGTATCAGCTTATTGATGGAGATAGTTCTAATTTAGACTTTTTAAAAGATGTATTAGGTATGAGTGTTTTTCCGGAGCCGAAAGTCGTATATGGACAAATTAAGGGATTCAGTAGCTCAGCTAAAGCAATTAGTTATTTAACTGAGATAGAAGGGTTTAAATAATCTTTTTATTATTAATCTAAAATTTATTAGGGGGCGGTTTCCTTGAGAAAAATTACTATAGTGACTACGCTTATACAATATTTATCGTATCTCTTAGACAATAAGGTGGTATTTAGTGTTAAGGAGGTTAACGATCACATTGAAAAGAAAGATGTAATTGATTGGCTTGAAAAAGAATTTCCTCATGGTTCTGAAAACGGATTAGATTTTAGTTTGTGGAGAGATAACCATAAGAGTTGGCTACATGATGAACTATATTCTATCTGGGGTGGATATGTTGGGCAGGAGCGTAGGAAATGGGGGATTGAACACAATGGACTTTGTTTGTTAATAAGTTGGTCAATTGAAGTTATTAGGGATCCTGCTACAAATGACGGAGAAGTTGATTAATCTTTTCTATTGCTAACATTTATAAATACTTATAAATTTAATTAACTATTGTCCTACCATGCGACTACGAGAGTAATAATTTTGTCTGATAGTATAAAAATTGTTATTAGTACTAAAAGTAGAACATAGTCTATCCATTTTTCTTTATGAAATGTAAAGCAAATGGACTTTTATTATAGAAACAAGTCGGACTGTGTTAACTAAGTTCGACTTGTTTCTATTTCAACCTTAATCCCACCATGAACTTAATTTTGTAGACTAAATCCTCACCACAAGTTAAATAAATCCGCAACAATCGCATCACTTCCGTCTTGGAACATGAACAAGCCGAGTGCGATCAACAGACCGCCGATGACGAGTGTGCCGAACCGTATCAGTCCGTTCGTGTTCTTTTTGAATAGGCCGCGAATCACGAGCCCTCCACCGATCAACAGCATCAAGAAATACCAAAACCCCATAGCCATTCCTCCTTTGCCTGTAGTTGAGTTAATTTTACATAATTTTTCCAATACATACTGTAGTGCGCGGGACTGATTTAATCCTAGTCAAAGACGGGTACATTACCTCTATGTGCAAATGAAGGGGAGAGTGACCACTATGCGGAAAACCATCGTCATCGCGGGCGCGAGCGGCTATATCGGCTCGAACGTGATGGACCATTTAAAAGAAGAATATGACATTATCGCCTTGTCCCGCTCGACGAAGAATAAAGAAGACGAGGACCACATCACGTGGCGGTCGTGCGACTTGTTCTCATATGAACAGACACGTGAGGCGTGCGAGGGAGCAGACTACGCCATGTTCCTCGTCCACTCGATGATTCCGGACGGCGGATTGACGCAAGCGACGTTCGAAGACATGGACGCGCTCATCGCCGACAACTTCGCCCGGGCGACGAAAGCGAACGACATCGAACAAATCGTCTACTTGAGCGGCATCATTCCGAAAGAGTCGAAGACGTTGTCACGTCACTTGAAGAGCCGGCTCGAAGTCGAACGGATTCTCGGCGGTCAAGGCGTGCCGGTGACGACGATTCGAGCCGGGCTCATCATCGGTCCAGAAGGTTCGTCGTTCCCGATTCTCGCGAAGCTCGTCAAACGCTTGCCGGTCATGATTCTTCCGAACTGGACGAAGACGGAGACGCATCCGATCGATTTGCGTGAAGCCGTCCAAGCACTCATCTCGGTCGTCGGGGCCGAGGCGCTGTACGACCATCATATCGATATCGGTGGACCGGAAGTGATGACGTATCGCAAGATGATTGAAGATACGGCTGACGTCATGGGCAAACGTCGCGTCATGATCGACTTCCCGTTCCCGACGATCAAACTGTCGCGATTGTGGGTCATGGCCGTGACGGGTGAACCGAAAGACACCGTCTATCCGCTCGTCGAGAGCATGGGCCACGCCATGGTCGCGAAAGACACGACCGGCGTCAAGCAAGGGGAAATCCCGTTCAAGGAAGCGGTCGAGCACGCGCTCGAGGAAGAAGAGAAACAGAAGTCAGGTGGCGGCAAGAAGAAAAAAGCGCCGCAACAGTATACCGTCCGCTCGATTCAACGGTTCGGTCTGCCAGAGAACAAATCGGCGCTATGGATGGCCGACACGTATTTCGAGTGGCTCGGCCGGCTCGCGTATCCGCTCATCCAGACGACGAAAGAAGACGATGACTGGGAAATCGCGCTCCTCCGTCCGTCACTCGTCGCACTCCATCTGTCGCTCGAAGACGAGGCGACGGACGACATGGCGTCCTATTCCATCGACGGCGGCATGTTCGCGAAGTTGAGTGAGGATGACAAGACAGGCCGGCTCGAGTTCAGACGGCTCCCGGAGTCAGAAGAAGGGCTCGTCGCCATCCACGAGTTCGTGCCGGCGCTGCCATGGTGGTTCTATACGAAGACGCAGGCGAAAGCCCACCTCGTCGTCATGTGGCTGTTCGGCCGTCACGTCCGTCTGCTTGGGGAAGATGCGGACGAGGGCGACCAAGTCGTCGAAGCACCGACGAATTAACGAAGACGCATCCATCGCGATGCGTCTTTGTTTTGTCGATTATGTTAACGTTTCGCCGGAGTCGTTTACAAAGGGCAGGGACAGGCGTACACTGAACTCGTTTTCGACATAATGGAAAGAAGGAATGCAAGAATGGACAACTTCATGACATCACGCCAAGGATGGCAAAAAGACATCTCGGCCGGGATCACCGTCGGGGTCGTCGCCGTGCCGCTCGCGATGGCGTTCGCGATCGCCTCAGGTGTCGGACCGGTGTACGGCCTGTACACGGCCATCATCGCTGGGATCCTCGTCAGCCTGTTCGGGGGCTCGACGTTCCAAATCGCCGGACCGACCGGCGCCTTCATCCCGATCGTCTCGGGCGTCATGCTCGCGCACGGCTATGAAGGATTGCTCGTGACGACGTTCCTCGCCGGGATCCTGTTGTTCCTCATGAGCGTACTCCGCGTCGGACGACTCATCCGCTTCATGCCGCGGGCTGTCACGATCGGGTTCACGGCCGGGATCGCCGTCGTCATCTTCGTCGACCAGCTCGACGAACTGTTCGGCATCACGTTCGAGAAGGCACCGCACTTCCACGAGAACTTATTAACGCTCGTGACGTCGTTACATGAAGCGAGTTTATGGCCTGTCTTCATTGCCGCCATCGGTTTCTTGACGCTCTGGCTCGTGCCGAAACTGCCTGTAAAATTGCCGCTTCTCTTGATGGCGATGCTCGTGCCGACGTTCGTCAGCCTCGTCATCCCAGGAGAAGTCGCGACGATCGGCAGCGCCTATGGCGGCATCCCGAGCGGACTGCCGGAGTTCAACTGGCTCGCGATCGACCTCGATTTGATTGCGACGCTCATGCCATCGGCGTTCGCCATCGCCTTCCTCGGGGCGCTCGAGTCGCTATTGTCAGGTGCAGTCGCGGACGGCATGGCCGGCACGAAGATGAACCCGGACAAGGAACTGTTCGGGCAAGGGCTCGCCAACGTCGTCGTCCCGTTCTTCGGCGGGATTCCGGCGACCGGCGCCATCGCCCGGACGGCGACGAACATTCAAGCCGGGGCCGTCAGCCGCCGCTCCGGCGTCATCCACGGGTTGACGGTGCTCCTCGCCGTGCTCGTGTTGGCACCGCTCGCGAGCTACGTCCCACTGGCCGCGCTCGCCCCGATCTTGATGCGCGTCGCTTGGAACATGTCGGAGCGGCACCACGTCTTCGAGATGCTACGGCATCGGTCGGCCGAGTCGCTCGTCCTGCTCATCACGCTCGGACTGACCGTCTTCGTCGATCTCGTCGTCGCCGTCGAGGTCGGGGTCATCTGTGCGCTCGCCTTGTTCGCGAAACGGATGGCCGATACGATCGACGTCCGCGAACAGACGGAACGGTACGTGACGCGCGACGGCCAGGTCGTCTTCAGCGTCGAAGGACCGCTCTTCTTCGGGGCGATCGAGATGTTCGAGCACGTGTTGCATCATATCCATGACGAGCCTGACGTGTTCATCTTCAACTTCCACCGCTGTCCGGTCATCGACGTGACGGCCGTTGAAGAGATTCGCCGCGTCGTCCGAGAGTTGAAAGCGGCCGACCGTCGTGTCGTCTTCGCGCACTTGTCGGCACCCGTGCGCCAGACGCTCACGCATTATGGCGTGCTCGACCACGTCGACACGTTCGAAACGACGCAGGAAGCGATTGACGCGTCTTAACGGACGGACAGAATCTGACCGAACGGGATGCGACGCACGTCCGTGTCGAACAGCTCGACTTCACGCTCGGCATAATAGATGGCGTGGACGTAGCCGCGCACCGTATGGGTCATGCCGTTGTCGAACAGCGTCAGCTCGACGGCGTCGCCTTCACGGATGGCGCGTTCGAGCTCGGTCTGCCATAAGTAGAGGAGCTGCTCATCCAAGTCAGGCAGCTCGATCTTTTGGACGTGGGCGTAATATTTCTTTAGCAGCGCCACGTGCTCGGGCATGAGGAACGGGATCCATTTCAATTCACCGCGGTCTTTGTAGCGGGTCTGGCTCATGACGATTCACCTCCTTGTTTATGTCCGCCGATGAGGCGTTGCCGCGTCCGGAGCGGACTGTCTTTCAGTAAACTCGATGCTGGGCGGATCGTGCCGCGCCCGAAGCGGACGTTCAAGCGATCGACGAGGTCGAGGAAGTCGAACCGGCGCGCCCGGGCCCACTCGTCCTCGAAGAAGGAGAGCTGAACGTGGTCGCTCCTTGGCTCGAGCTTGCCGAGGGCGACCGAGACGTAACGGACGGCCTCCGTCTCGTCCCAGGCGTCGAGGAAGAGCGTCAACAATACCGGCAAGAACTCGCGCTCGTCCGCTGTGAAGCGGGCGAGCTTTTTTTGTTTGCTGAAGCCGCGCCGCTCGCTCGTCCGGGTGTAGCGGACGCCGAGATGGACGCTGCCGCCGACGAGTCCCGCCTGTCGCGTCCGCATCCCGACCTCGACGGCGATGGCCTGCAAGACGAGCCGGATGGCCGTATACGTTGTATAGTCTTTCATGAGCGTGATGCCGTGACCGATCGTCCGGGGCCGCTGCCGCTTCGCGCCGAACAAAGAGCTTGGCGGGAGGATCGTCGGCGACTCATCGATGCCCCAGGCGTGATGCCACAGCTCGGCGCCGATGACGCCGAACTTTTCATGGAGCGTCTCGAGCGGATAGCGGGCGAGGTCGCCGATCGTGTCGATGCCGAGCCGCCGGAGATGGACTTCCATCTTCGCACCGACGCCCCACATCTTGCCGATCGGGGCCGGGTGAATTAATCGTTCGACGTCGTGGAGGAAACAGCTGGCGACACCCGTCTTCTTCCCATGAAGGTCGAGGACGAGCTTGGCGAGGACGTTGTTCGGCCCGATGCCAATCGTGACCGGGATGCCGGTATAGCGGAACACGGTCGAGCGGATGAGGCGGGCGACGTGCGCATCGTTCCCGAACAGCCGCTCCGTCCCGGTCAAGTCGACGAGCGTCTCGTCGACCGAGTAGACGCGGATCGCCTCAGGCGGTGCGAACTGATGCAAGATGTGGACGATTTGGACGGACACGTTCAAATAATGACTCATCCTGGCCTCGGCGTAGATGACGTGCCGTCGCTCATGCCACGGCAACCGGTCGATGTGGAACCGTCTAGAGCCGGTCTTGATGCCGAGCTGCTTCATCGGCGGCGTCGCGGCGAGGACGAGGGCACCGTGGTCCTGCAGGTTCGATAAGACGACGAGCTTTGTCTTGTACGGGTTCAACTTGCGGGCGGCGCACTCGCAACTGGCGTAGAACGAGACGCTGTCGATACAAAAAATCCGACGTCGCATAGCCACCTCTCCTTTTTTACGAACAAGCGTTCTGTTTTTCTCATCGTATCACGGTCTCACGCCGTCTCAAATAGAAATTGAAAAAAATATTGGATAGAACATTTGAGAATTAATTTACAAAAAGTAATGGTTGCGTTTACAATCCGGTGATATAGTGAAAGATGTTGGAACATTTTTGGAAAAAGGGGAAATGAACATGAAAACAGCCTTGAAATGGACGATTGCGACAGCGCTCGTATTACCAGGGACATTACCGCTCCACGCACCGAACGTGCTCGCATCAGAGGACGTTGTAAAGCTCCGCTTCTTGGAGACGACAGACCTACATACGAACATCACGAACTACGACTATTTTCAGGACAAAGTCGACAACACAATCGGCTTGACGAAAGTCGCGACGCTCATCAAACAGCATCGTGCGGAAGCAGGGGCTGACAACACGTTCCTGTTCGACAACGGGGATACGCTTCAAGGGACGCCGTTCGGGGACTACGTGCGTGAAGTGCATCAAGGAAATCCGGGCACGTTCGAGCATCCGATGTACAAGGCGATGGCGGCGCTCGAGTTCGATGCGGTCACACTCGGCAACCATGAGTTCAATTTCGGACTCGAGTTCTTGTATGATGCGATGGAAGGATCGAAAGGTAAGATTCGCTTCGTCAACTCGAACGTTAAAGATGTAGACGGGAATCCGATTGTCGCAAAGTTCAACGTTGACGGACAAGAGGTCCAAATCATTGAGCGGACGGTCACGGATACGGATGGGGAGACACATACAATCAACGTCGGGGTGTTCGGTGTCGTACCACCGAAAATCATGTCGTGGGATTCGGGGAACCTGCAAGGCCGCGTGAAGGTAGACGATATTATCCCGTCGGCACGTGAAGCGGTTCGTAAGTTGAAAGAACGAGGAGCGGACGTCGTCGTTGCACTCGCACACTCAGGAATTGGG
This sequence is a window from Exiguobacterium mexicanum. Protein-coding genes within it:
- a CDS encoding SulP family inorganic anion transporter, which translates into the protein MDNFMTSRQGWQKDISAGITVGVVAVPLAMAFAIASGVGPVYGLYTAIIAGILVSLFGGSTFQIAGPTGAFIPIVSGVMLAHGYEGLLVTTFLAGILLFLMSVLRVGRLIRFMPRAVTIGFTAGIAVVIFVDQLDELFGITFEKAPHFHENLLTLVTSLHEASLWPVFIAAIGFLTLWLVPKLPVKLPLLLMAMLVPTFVSLVIPGEVATIGSAYGGIPSGLPEFNWLAIDLDLIATLMPSAFAIAFLGALESLLSGAVADGMAGTKMNPDKELFGQGLANVVVPFFGGIPATGAIARTATNIQAGAVSRRSGVIHGLTVLLAVLVLAPLASYVPLAALAPILMRVAWNMSERHHVFEMLRHRSAESLVLLITLGLTVFVDLVVAVEVGVICALALFAKRMADTIDVREQTERYVTRDGQVVFSVEGPLFFGAIEMFEHVLHHIHDEPDVFIFNFHRCPVIDVTAVEEIRRVVRELKAADRRVVFAHLSAPVRQTLTHYGVLDHVDTFETTQEAIDAS
- a CDS encoding YolD-like family protein translates to MSQTRYKDRGELKWIPFLMPEHVALLKKYYAHVQKIELPDLDEQLLYLWQTELERAIREGDAVELTLFDNGMTHTVRGYVHAIYYAEREVELFDTDVRRIPFGQILSVR
- a CDS encoding NAD-dependent epimerase/dehydratase family protein; translated protein: MRKTIVIAGASGYIGSNVMDHLKEEYDIIALSRSTKNKEDEDHITWRSCDLFSYEQTREACEGADYAMFLVHSMIPDGGLTQATFEDMDALIADNFARATKANDIEQIVYLSGIIPKESKTLSRHLKSRLEVERILGGQGVPVTTIRAGLIIGPEGSSFPILAKLVKRLPVMILPNWTKTETHPIDLREAVQALISVVGAEALYDHHIDIGGPEVMTYRKMIEDTADVMGKRRVMIDFPFPTIKLSRLWVMAVTGEPKDTVYPLVESMGHAMVAKDTTGVKQGEIPFKEAVEHALEEEEKQKSGGGKKKKAPQQYTVRSIQRFGLPENKSALWMADTYFEWLGRLAYPLIQTTKEDDDWEIALLRPSLVALHLSLEDEATDDMASYSIDGGMFAKLSEDDKTGRLEFRRLPESEEGLVAIHEFVPALPWWFYTKTQAKAHLVVMWLFGRHVRLLGEDADEGDQVVEAPTN
- a CDS encoding DNA polymerase thumb domain-containing protein produces the protein MRRRIFCIDSVSFYASCECAARKLNPYKTKLVVLSNLQDHGALVLAATPPMKQLGIKTGSRRFHIDRLPWHERRHVIYAEARMSHYLNVSVQIVHILHQFAPPEAIRVYSVDETLVDLTGTERLFGNDAHVARLIRSTVFRYTGIPVTIGIGPNNVLAKLVLDLHGKKTGVASCFLHDVERLIHPAPIGKMWGVGAKMEVHLRRLGIDTIGDLARYPLETLHEKFGVIGAELWHHAWGIDESPTILPPSSLFGAKRQRPRTIGHGITLMKDYTTYTAIRLVLQAIAVEVGMRTRQAGLVGGSVHLGVRYTRTSERRGFSKQKKLARFTADEREFLPVLLTLFLDAWDETEAVRYVSVALGKLEPRSDHVQLSFFEDEWARARRFDFLDLVDRLNVRFGRGTIRPASSLLKDSPLRTRQRLIGGHKQGGESS